In a genomic window of Variovorax paradoxus:
- a CDS encoding class I SAM-dependent methyltransferase codes for MKTLRLKPGKERSLQRRHPWVFESAIARGGADAGETVRIESHDGAFLAWAAFSPDSKIRARAWSFVETQRIDAAFLASVVARAVAARGLFELQSDGVRLVHGEADGLPGLIVDRYGDTLVAQFLSAGVERWKAVLADALLKATGLSKLYERSDASGREREGLKPVTGWLRGQDEATEIVIREHDWKLSLDIATGHKTGFYLDQRDSRRRFAEMARHRRFRRVLNCFCYTGGFTVAALAGLKAADAVKGASLVSVDSSLPALERARGHLALNGFDAAADGFEAEFLDANVNTVLREFLDQGRSFDAIVLDPPKFAPTVAHAERAARAYKDINRLALKLLEPGGVLLTFSCSGGVGADLFHKIVASAGLDAGVDGYIAERLGAAPDHPMTIEFPEGEYLKGLAVVRKPA; via the coding sequence ATGAAAACCCTCCGACTCAAGCCCGGCAAGGAGCGCTCGCTGCAGCGCCGCCATCCCTGGGTGTTCGAATCCGCCATCGCGCGCGGCGGCGCCGATGCCGGCGAGACCGTGCGCATCGAATCGCACGACGGTGCCTTCCTCGCCTGGGCGGCGTTCAGCCCCGATTCCAAGATCCGCGCGCGCGCCTGGAGCTTCGTCGAGACGCAGCGCATCGACGCGGCCTTCCTCGCGTCGGTGGTGGCGCGCGCGGTCGCGGCACGCGGCCTGTTCGAGTTGCAGAGCGACGGCGTGCGGCTGGTGCATGGCGAGGCCGACGGCCTGCCGGGCCTGATCGTGGACCGCTACGGCGACACGCTGGTGGCGCAGTTCCTGTCGGCCGGCGTGGAGCGCTGGAAGGCGGTGCTGGCCGATGCGCTCTTGAAGGCGACCGGCCTGTCGAAGCTCTACGAGCGCTCGGATGCCAGCGGGCGCGAGCGCGAGGGGCTCAAGCCCGTGACGGGCTGGCTGCGCGGGCAGGACGAGGCGACCGAGATCGTGATCCGCGAGCACGACTGGAAGCTGTCGCTGGACATCGCCACCGGCCACAAGACCGGCTTCTACCTCGACCAGCGCGACAGCCGCCGGCGCTTCGCCGAGATGGCGCGGCACCGGCGCTTCCGGCGCGTGCTCAACTGCTTCTGCTACACGGGCGGCTTCACGGTGGCGGCGCTCGCGGGGTTGAAGGCAGCGGACGCGGTGAAGGGCGCTTCGCTGGTGTCGGTCGATTCCTCGCTGCCGGCGCTGGAGCGCGCGCGCGGCCACCTGGCGCTCAACGGCTTCGACGCGGCGGCCGACGGCTTCGAGGCCGAGTTCCTCGACGCCAACGTCAACACCGTGCTGCGCGAGTTCCTCGACCAGGGCCGCAGCTTCGACGCGATCGTGCTCGATCCGCCGAAGTTCGCGCCCACGGTGGCGCATGCCGAACGCGCCGCGCGTGCCTACAAGGACATCAACCGGCTCGCGCTCAAACTGCTCGAGCCGGGCGGGGTGCTGCTGACCTTCTCGTGCTCGGGCGGCGTGGGCGCCGACCTGTTCCACAAGATCGTGGCCTCGGCCGGGCTCGATGCCGGCG